CGAGTGTATCTGCTGGATACACCGATGATTTCCATGAATCACATATACTTAGCAGTTTAGCTTTCTGAACTAACAATTTCGACACAAATCAACAGTTTTTTCATCTCTACAGAATCATGTATAAAATGGGGTTATGAGTGTTAGTTAATTTACAGGTTTTGAAGTTGAGtagtgttagtttttttttttcctaccTATCTTGATATTTGCATTTGGGAATGATTTTGGGTCGTTGCTGTTGTATTGGGTGAATCGAGAAACAACAGCATCAATCCACTTGTATTAATGATAATTAAGAAGTATTAGTTACTCTAGGGTTTGCTGATTGTTAAAGTGCCATGATATGATCGAACAAGGTATGAAATTAATTCGATGAGGGAGCATTTGGGAATGTTATTGCAAAGTTAGTAAAAATTTAAGACAAGTACGGGTGATTTTCTTTTTCCTATAATGTTTTGTAAGATGCATATAGATAGATAGATTGGAGACTTAGTATGTATGCTGCCTTTGCTTAAGTTTTAGATACTTTATTGCACAGAACACCTATTAGATGGCTTCTACATCAAGTGGTGTtaacatgattattttttttattattacttaGTATCTGAATCTGGAGAGGCAAGCAACAATGTCGTCTTCTGGGCAGTATTGCTGTTGGGAGAATGTCTCTTTTGACTTTTCCTCGGCAAGTGCATTCCAAGACACATTGTGTAGTTGTAGAATCAAGTGTAGGGAACAAGTAAGATCGTAGATTCGTAGACATTCAGAGTATAGTTTTTCTAAGTAACTCCTGACATCGTCGTTCATGATATGAGCACAATATATTGTGTCATTTCTTTAGTTCATATGTTGGCGTAGGTTTAATTTAATCTCCGTGAACTAAGTTGTATGCAAAGAATTTAATGTTATTGCCTTTCTTCTTGTTATCCTTACTGAGTTTTCCTAACTTGACTATCTCACTTAAACTGGTTTCATGCTATATGAACTGATGATACATACACTATGTAGTTCCTCTCAGTATTTTGCTAGATTACCTAAATTCGTGATTGTCAGGCATCAAGTAGGATTCAACTTAATGTAGTCGCATGTGGAATGTTATCCCTGGTCTTTGTAGAATCAGTGAGGTAGGTCTATGTAAAAGAGTTCAGTGGCTGGGGCTTTGAATGCTTTTCATTGCAAATGATAGATAGTCTGAAAATTGTTTGTcccaaatgtttttgttttataattctttggtTCATGGGCATTGTAACCCAGATTATTGGGCATTGGGGTATACGACTCTTCGATAACATCTATCGTCAAGGAATTTCTGCAGTTGTCATCTCTAGTTAAGTTGTACAAATGTTGTTATACATGAACACAGACACCAGACGACAGATGAATGAAATATATGATTAAGCTGTACAATTGTTTgttagcttctctttttgtttctaTTATCATTTCTTTTTTACTACTAGATCGCTTACATATATTAAAATGTTCTCATCTTAATTTATCATTGTTTTTGATGAATTTGGGTGACCAGTTGCTGTTGGAGCTGCAGAATTCGGAACATATATTGGAAGGACATTTAGGGCACTGTATATATAGGCGACTGTCAATGCTGAGTAAATTTGCAGTATTGCCGTAGTGAGATGGCTAATCATGGTGTTGGGAATAAGTTTGCATCTGTAAATTTGAATAAATCATATGGACAACCTTCAAATTCATATGGAGGAAATAGACTACGATCGGGTAgtcgtggagttggtggtggGATGGTTGTTTTATCTAGACACCAGAGTTCTACTACAGGTGTTCATAAAACTGGACCCAAACTTTCAGTTCCACCCCCCATGAACTTGCCTTCATTGAGAAAGGAACATGAACGCTTTGATTCTTCCGCTTCTGCTAGTGGAGCAGCTGGTTCAGGTAATTCTGGTTCTGGATCAAGACCTACTTCCTCTGGTATGGGCTGGTCGAAACTTGCTCCTTCGGCTTTTCAAGAGAAAGATGCCGGGGATGATCAACATCCTAAATCAGTTGGTGATAGCCAGATTGTTGATGGTGGCAATGATTTATCTTCATATTCCTCATCGGGAGTCACATCAGGAAGAGCTGGTGGAAGTGTTTATATGCCTCCGTCAGCAGGGTTGGGCACACTTGGGGCACCTGTAGTTCATTCTTCACGGATTGTTCCAGTTGTGGAGAAAGCTGTGGTACTGAAAGGTGAAGATTTCCCGTCGTTGCAAGCTACTTTACCGTCTGCGTCTGGTGTTAGTCAGAAACAACATGATATTTCACAGCATAGGCAGAAGCAGAGAGTGACAGAGGAAGAAGTTGATCAGCAGAAGGATAATTCTTATTCAAGGACATCGATTCACATGCGCCCACAAATTCAATCTTCTCGACCTAGTGGCAGCTCAGATGAGAGTCAGGTCGGGGGTTCTGGGTTGAGTAGCTCTGATAATGTTGAAAAATCAAGGAAGCCGGATTCGTACTTCCCTTCTCCGTTACCACTTGTCCGGTTAAAACACACATCTGACTGGGCCGATGATGAAAGGGACACTGGTTATGGTATTTCAGACAGAGAAAGAGATAGTGAGTACTCTAAGAAGAAACCAGTGTGGAATAAAGACTTTGATTTTCCGAGGGTTGGTGTGATGCCTCGAGCATCGGTTTCTAATCTTTCTGAAAGGAGAGGTGTACTTGATGATGAAAGAGAGAAGGTTCCGACGAGGGAATTCGCTAGAGGTAGCACTTACAGCAGAGATGGATTTGGTGCCCATGACAATGTGATTGACAGAAATGCTGTAGCTCCAAAACCCTCCAATTCAAACCGGGAAATGAATAGAGAAACTAAGTGCGCTGGAGACATTTCACGAGATGGTTTCAGAAATGGAGATACAGCAAGTCAAGAGTTCAGGTCTGGAAGGAAGGATGCTGATTATGGACCTAGAGGCAGACAAAATGGAGATTCACTTAGTGGTAGAGGGGCTGGTTACAATGCACGGGAGCGATTCAGTAGTGATCATTCCTACCATTACAAAGGTGATTTCTTCCCCAAAAGCTTAGTCCCAAAGACATCATTTTCTTCGGGAACTAGGGGTCCTGCTGTGAATGATCCAGTTCtaaattttgttaaagaaaaGCGTTCGAGCAGTGTGAAACCATACCTGGAGGATCCTTTTCTGAAAGATATTGTCAATGGGCCTGGTTTTGATGGGAGAGATCCACTCGCTGGAGGTCTTGTAGGGGTGTTCAAGAGGAAGAAAGATATTTCAAAACAAGACGATTTCCATGACCCTGTGAGAGAATCATTTGAGGCTGAACTCGAGAGAGTTCAAAAGATGCAAGAGCAAGAGAGGCAACGCATTCTTGATGAACAAACCAGGGCAGTGGAGATTGCCCGACAAGAAGAGGAGTTTGCAAGGGAAGTGATAGAACGTcagagaagacttgaagaagaagcaagagaagttGCATGGAGAGCAGAACAAGAACGCTTGGAGGCCATACGAAGGGCAGAAGAGCAGAAGGccgcaagagaagaagaaaaacgaaGAATGCAAATGGAGGAAGAGAGGAGGAAAGAAGCTGCCAGGAAAAAGCTTTTGGAGTTGGAGGCTAGAATTGCAAGGAGACAATCTGAAGCGAAGGACGACATGTTTTCTACTGGTGCTGCTAGGAATGACAAAATGTTTGGATTGGCTACAGAAACAGATGTATCCATGGTGACGGATGTGGTAGATTGGGAAGATGGTGAGAGGATGGTGGAAAGAATCACCAATTCTGCATCTTCTGATTCCTCCAATCCAAGTAGATCCTTTGAAATGGGTTCTAGGCCTCCTTATATAAGAAGCGGAGATTCGGTATTTTCTGATAGAGTAAAACCTGGAAATGCATGGAGGAGGGATGTGTTTGAATATGGAAACAGCTCTAGCTTCATGCTGCATGATCAAGATAATGACTACTGCGGTCCAAGACGCGACACATTTGGTGCCGGACGAGCAGTTTCCCGAACAGATTTTTATGGCAGTCCCGGATTCATATCAGGCACAAGGCCATCTTCCAAAGGAGGGTTTTCAGAACCTCACCAATTAGATGAAAAGGCTGTTTCTTCGAGGTGTGACTCTCAATCCTCGCTCTCTGTTTCTAGCCCACCTCATTCACCTACTCATCTGTCTGGTGATGACCTAGAGGACTTGAGGGATTTTCCTGTCCTACAAACTGCTGCAAAAGGCGAAGAATTTTCTTTGTCAGAAAATGAGCATGACTTTTCAGTAGCTGAGGATGGAAAAACTAATAACATGACAACCTCGGGGACTGTTTCTCGTGCTGAAGATGAAGAGTGGGATATCGAGaatgctgaaaagttgcaggagcAAGAAGAATATGATGAAAATGATGGTTACCTCGAAGAAGATGAAGTTCAAGAAGGTGATGATGAAAATATTAATTTGAGCCATGAATTTGAACATTTGAATTTGGAAGTTGAAGAAGCAGCTGACGAGATAGGACAAACCATCTTAGGGTTTGATGGAGGTGTTGAAGTTCAAATTCTCAGCGGTGATGAGTTTGAGAAATCATCTAGAGACAGAGATTTGTCAGTTGGGACACAACAGGGTCCTGCTGGTAATTTAGACGAAGGATCCTTTATGATTGATACCAGACAGGCTATCATGCCTGAAAATAGTTCTCTTGACGCCAGTCTGGATAGTTCTAGTCCCATGACGAAGGAAACAGAGAATGCAGTCCAAGATTTGGTTTTCCAATCTGGtaattcatcaacaacatcttcagGTTATCTTTTGGGTAATACGAATTCACAGCCAGCAGTGACATCCTCTAGTGTTTCCCTCTCTTCTCCAATAGCCCAGCCTATGATGCCAGCAGTTTCATCTGGTGTTAGTCAGGGTGAAGTACCTATGACCCTTCAATTTGGCCTTTTTTCGGGTCCATCTTTGATACCATCTCCAGTTCCAACCATACAGATTGGTTCTATTCAGATGCCTCTACACATACACCCTTCACAACCTCACATGCACCCTTCACAACCTCCTTTTTTCCAATTTGGTCAGCTGAGGTATGCATCTCCCATGACACAAAGCATTTTGCCTTTGGCTCCTCAGTCGGTGTCTTTCGTTCAGCCCTCAGTCCCCGCCCGTAATTCTTTTAATCAAAACCAGGAAAGTTCTGTAAATATTCCAGCAGAGTCATCTGTGATGTTGAATGACCAACCTGGTATGTCGAAGCTCTTGAATATATCTCAGGACAGTAAACCCATTAAGGTGACTGTGTTAGCAGGTAGACAAGACCAAGAGAATGAAGTTTTGACTTCTCATAGTCAGGTTCGGAACTCCATTTTACCCGACAGTGAGAGCAGATCTGAATCCCTAGTTCAAGATCAGGGGCAACATGATATGGCCTTGAGGAAGAACTATAGATATGCAGGTAACAATAATCAATCACAAGGTCAAGTGCAAGCTGAATCTACCAAGTCTCAGTTCATGTCAAGGAATCCAGGCCCAATATCTGGTGGGAGAGGGAAGAGGTTTATATATACAGTCAAGAACTCTGGGTCAAGACCTTCATTCCCAGTTTCTGAAGCTCCTCACTCAGATTTTAGTGGGTTTCAAAGAAGGCCTCATCATAAATTTCGACGTACGGAGTTTAGGGTAAGAGAAACTGTTGAGAAGAGGCATACAGAAAGCGTTGGATCTTCTGAAAACTCTGGGATGAACAAAAGGTTGAATTTTCATGGTAGGATGTCAGGATTTTCTGGGAGAAATGGGGTGGTTAAGAAGGAATTCGGGTATAACAGACAATCAAAGCATCCAGTTGAATATGTAGGCTTAAATTCAGATTCAAGTGGTTCACGTGTAGCTGACTCAGAAAGAAAAACAGAGAAAAGACCTGGTAAAGAGGCTTCTACAAAGAGGCTGACATCTTCACCCAATGTATCGGACACTTGGGAAGAAAACCCTAGAAGGAATAGTAGTTCAGTGGAGGATGTTGATGTTCCTATGCAAAGTGGGATTGTGCGTGTTTTTAGACAAACCGGGATAGAAGCCCCTAGCGATGAGGATGATTTCATTGAAGTGAGGTCTAAGAGGCAGATGTTGATTGATCGGCGAGAACTGAGGGAAAGGGAAATTAAGGCCAAATCTCGGATGGCAAAGGTAATGCATTTTTAACTCCATTTCTCTATCTTATCCATTGTTAGAGAATTCAAAATAATTGTTTTCACAGGTTATCTCAATTTTCAAATTGA
This genomic stretch from Papaver somniferum cultivar HN1 chromosome 5, ASM357369v1, whole genome shotgun sequence harbors:
- the LOC113284385 gene encoding uncharacterized protein LOC113284385; amino-acid sequence: MANHGVGNKFASVNLNKSYGQPSNSYGGNRLRSGSRGVGGGMVVLSRHQSSTTGVHKTGPKLSVPPPMNLPSLRKEHERFDSSASASGAAGSGNSGSGSRPTSSGMGWSKLAPSAFQEKDAGDDQHPKSVGDSQIVDGGNDLSSYSSSGVTSGRAGGSVYMPPSAGLGTLGAPVVHSSRIVPVVEKAVVLKGEDFPSLQATLPSASGVSQKQHDISQHRQKQRVTEEEVDQQKDNSYSRTSIHMRPQIQSSRPSGSSDESQVGGSGLSSSDNVEKSRKPDSYFPSPLPLVRLKHTSDWADDERDTGYGISDRERDSEYSKKKPVWNKDFDFPRVGVMPRASVSNLSERRGVLDDEREKVPTREFARGSTYSRDGFGAHDNVIDRNAVAPKPSNSNREMNRETKCAGDISRDGFRNGDTASQEFRSGRKDADYGPRGRQNGDSLSGRGAGYNARERFSSDHSYHYKGDFFPKSLVPKTSFSSGTRGPAVNDPVLNFVKEKRSSSVKPYLEDPFLKDIVNGPGFDGRDPLAGGLVGVFKRKKDISKQDDFHDPVRESFEAELERVQKMQEQERQRILDEQTRAVEIARQEEEFAREVIERQRRLEEEAREVAWRAEQERLEAIRRAEEQKAAREEEKRRMQMEEERRKEAARKKLLELEARIARRQSEAKDDMFSTGAARNDKMFGLATETDVSMVTDVVDWEDGERMVERITNSASSDSSNPSRSFEMGSRPPYIRSGDSVFSDRVKPGNAWRRDVFEYGNSSSFMLHDQDNDYCGPRRDTFGAGRAVSRTDFYGSPGFISGTRPSSKGGFSEPHQLDEKAVSSRCDSQSSLSVSSPPHSPTHLSGDDLEDLRDFPVLQTAAKGEEFSLSENEHDFSVAEDGKTNNMTTSGTVSRAEDEEWDIENAEKLQEQEEYDENDGYLEEDEVQEGDDENINLSHEFEHLNLEVEEAADEIGQTILGFDGGVEVQILSGDEFEKSSRDRDLSVGTQQGPAGNLDEGSFMIDTRQAIMPENSSLDASLDSSSPMTKETENAVQDLVFQSGNSSTTSSGYLLGNTNSQPAVTSSSVSLSSPIAQPMMPAVSSGVSQGEVPMTLQFGLFSGPSLIPSPVPTIQIGSIQMPLHIHPSQPHMHPSQPPFFQFGQLRYASPMTQSILPLAPQSVSFVQPSVPARNSFNQNQESSVNIPAESSVMLNDQPGMSKLLNISQDSKPIKVTVLAGRQDQENEVLTSHSQVRNSILPDSESRSESLVQDQGQHDMALRKNYRYAGNNNQSQGQVQAESTKSQFMSRNPGPISGGRGKRFIYTVKNSGSRPSFPVSEAPHSDFSGFQRRPHHKFRRTEFRVRETVEKRHTESVGSSENSGMNKRLNFHGRMSGFSGRNGVVKKEFGYNRQSKHPVEYVGLNSDSSGSRVADSERKTEKRPGKEASTKRLTSSPNVSDTWEENPRRNSSSVEDVDVPMQSGIVRVFRQTGIEAPSDEDDFIEVRSKRQMLIDRRELREREIKAKSRMAKASRKPRYVPQNPRAPVHSNKPSTSLVAEASSSIPSTSLVSDGKGTPNVEVVSAFKNAITSQPLAPIGTPALTSDGNAVTRAHSIKPLKNNSIPSMSNNGANLAPGSSLDNKSVAMDNMPTYLGSWGSARINQQVMTLTQTQLDDAMKTTRFDGDFTAAAIDCSKPSSSILLQDKSFSSSASPLSSLLAGEKIQFGAVTSPAILPSSSRAVSSDLGPPGSSRPDASVDHTLSAVESGHSFFDKERCPDESCVHLDDPEAEAEAAASAVAVAAISSDEIVGTGACPVSSSGTKGFGDADIGSLASAGGSGNHRSTSQSRSEESLTVALPADLSVETPSLSLWPPLPSPQNSSSQMLSHFPGAPPSQFPWYEMNPMLGPPMFAFAPHDESAGTDSQSQKSTTSGSGPLGGWQSCHSGVDSFYGPPAGFAGPFISPPGGMSGVQGPPHMVVYNHFTPVGQFGQVGLSFMGATYIPSGKQPDWKHHPIPSTMGTSEGDMNNLNITSAQRNPSSIPTPVQHLPPGSPLLPLGSHFGMFGMSQFQSSTDVPVQACWSHVPASHLHSVPLSVPLQQGEGGLRPQFSHGLCMDQSAVDRFHDPSTATLPQDNRRNFPASNDATIAAQFPDELGLVEPAISTGTHVLNGSRTTTFSSSNTSFCSTNNNGSVHNTVSKGSSRINAGNNGAGGGIHSSSSNNQSMNSAHKNQSSAHHQQNSTHQHYNLGQRAKTSSTSGSEGEWSHRRMGGFQGRNQSSGVDNKNFGASKMKQIYVAKTTTSGTSTQD